The following are encoded together in the Salvelinus alpinus chromosome 29, SLU_Salpinus.1, whole genome shotgun sequence genome:
- the LOC139558816 gene encoding cellular retinoic acid-binding protein 2-like isoform X2 — translation MDRKIADFSGTWKMKTSENFEELLKALGVNVFVRKIAVAAASRPAVEITQQGESLSIQTSTSVRTTHVSFTVGQSFNETTVDGRLCTSTPRWETDSKISCEQILQKGEGPKTAWTREVTNDGELILIMSAGDVLCTRVYQRE, via the exons ATGGACCGTAAAATTGCAGACTTCTCTGGGACGTGGAAAATGAAGACTTCTGAAAACTTTGAAGAGCTCCTGAAAGCATTGG GTGTGAACGTGTTTGTCAGGAAGATAGCCGTGGCTGCAGCCTCCAGGCCTGCAGTAGAGATCACCCAGCAGGGAGAGAGCCTCTCCATCCAGACCTCCACCAGCGTACGCACCACCCATGTCTCCTTCACCGTGGGACAGTCCTTCAATGAGACCACAGTGGACGGACGCCTCTGCACG AGTACCCCTCGCTGGGAGACAGATAGCAAGATCAGCTGTGAGCAGATTTTGCAGAAAGGGGAGGGCCCTAAGACTGCCTGGACCCGTGAAGTGACCAATGATGGTGAACTGATTTTG ATAATGAGCGCCGGGGATGTCCTGTGCACCAGAGTGTATCAACGAGAATGA
- the LOC139558816 gene encoding cellular retinoic acid-binding protein 2-like isoform X1: MDRKIADFSGTWKMKTSENFEELLKALALAFVRDMSSIPLWAMGEMLNQLGLWPHTPLKCFFSPVHWFYGKIAVAAASRPAVEITQQGESLSIQTSTSVRTTHVSFTVGQSFNETTVDGRLCTSTPRWETDSKISCEQILQKGEGPKTAWTREVTNDGELILIMSAGDVLCTRVYQRE; encoded by the exons ATGGACCGTAAAATTGCAGACTTCTCTGGGACGTGGAAAATGAAGACTTCTGAAAACTTTGAAGAGCTCCTGAAAGCATTGG CCCTAGCCTTTGTCAGGGATATGTCAAGCATCCCACTCTGGGCTATGGGTGAAATGTTAAACCAGCTTGGTCTGTGGCCGCACACACCACTCAAGTGTTTCTTCTCCCCTGTGCATTGGTTTTATGG GAAGATAGCCGTGGCTGCAGCCTCCAGGCCTGCAGTAGAGATCACCCAGCAGGGAGAGAGCCTCTCCATCCAGACCTCCACCAGCGTACGCACCACCCATGTCTCCTTCACCGTGGGACAGTCCTTCAATGAGACCACAGTGGACGGACGCCTCTGCACG AGTACCCCTCGCTGGGAGACAGATAGCAAGATCAGCTGTGAGCAGATTTTGCAGAAAGGGGAGGGCCCTAAGACTGCCTGGACCCGTGAAGTGACCAATGATGGTGAACTGATTTTG ATAATGAGCGCCGGGGATGTCCTGTGCACCAGAGTGTATCAACGAGAATGA
- the LOC139558816 gene encoding cellular retinoic acid-binding protein 2-like isoform X3, with the protein MGVNVFVRKIAVAAASRPAVEITQQGESLSIQTSTSVRTTHVSFTVGQSFNETTVDGRLCTSTPRWETDSKISCEQILQKGEGPKTAWTREVTNDGELILIMSAGDVLCTRVYQRE; encoded by the exons ATGG GTGTGAACGTGTTTGTCAGGAAGATAGCCGTGGCTGCAGCCTCCAGGCCTGCAGTAGAGATCACCCAGCAGGGAGAGAGCCTCTCCATCCAGACCTCCACCAGCGTACGCACCACCCATGTCTCCTTCACCGTGGGACAGTCCTTCAATGAGACCACAGTGGACGGACGCCTCTGCACG AGTACCCCTCGCTGGGAGACAGATAGCAAGATCAGCTGTGAGCAGATTTTGCAGAAAGGGGAGGGCCCTAAGACTGCCTGGACCCGTGAAGTGACCAATGATGGTGAACTGATTTTG ATAATGAGCGCCGGGGATGTCCTGTGCACCAGAGTGTATCAACGAGAATGA